A window of the Egibacter rhizosphaerae genome harbors these coding sequences:
- a CDS encoding amino acid ABC transporter substrate-binding protein — MHGRRKLVPGALIALAAMLALLAGCEADDEVVAEDDEPEADEPDEDAPDDEPTDEPDDDPDDDTDDEPTDDEPIRIGGTLGLTGAFAQPSSQFQVAYEYWEDRVNEDGGILGRPVEMVIYDDESEVETAQDLYQRLMFEDEVDLLLGPFATGPGGAVITAVAGNDRVLWNDGFIGLELYIEHEDNMINFLTYNELDYIQPLFDMLESLPEDERPERLGLATVQEPFQLMVRDGLEGEGGGVIEMAEELGIELVMDEEYPSGPADVGPMISEAQSADVEVFLNIGFPDDGTLFASTAHEEGFEPDVFCVCGSQVTVLPVWDDLGEAGEHVMGPTTGWPESDDFAELDELYDVVQEELGTESIASTSIQGLTVLQVLEQAIEETGTVDEWELYDHVLDNTFETASGTLEFPDRTWPEDMSMLLQWQDGRNEAVWPEERATTEPIIPMDR; from the coding sequence ATGCACGGCAGACGGAAGCTCGTGCCGGGGGCGCTCATCGCGCTCGCGGCGATGCTCGCGCTGCTCGCGGGCTGTGAGGCCGACGACGAGGTCGTGGCCGAGGACGACGAACCCGAGGCGGACGAGCCCGACGAGGATGCCCCCGACGACGAGCCCACGGACGAGCCCGACGATGATCCCGACGACGACACCGACGACGAGCCGACCGACGACGAGCCGATCCGCATCGGGGGGACGTTGGGCCTCACCGGGGCGTTCGCGCAGCCTTCGTCGCAGTTCCAGGTGGCCTACGAGTACTGGGAGGATCGCGTCAACGAGGACGGGGGCATCCTCGGCCGCCCCGTCGAGATGGTGATCTACGACGACGAGAGCGAGGTGGAGACCGCACAGGACCTCTACCAGCGTCTCATGTTCGAGGACGAGGTGGACCTGCTGCTGGGCCCGTTCGCGACCGGCCCCGGCGGCGCGGTCATCACAGCCGTGGCGGGCAACGACCGTGTGCTGTGGAATGACGGCTTCATCGGCCTCGAGCTCTACATCGAGCACGAGGACAACATGATCAACTTCCTCACCTATAACGAGCTCGACTACATCCAGCCGCTGTTCGACATGCTTGAGTCGCTGCCCGAGGACGAGCGGCCGGAGCGGCTCGGCCTGGCCACCGTCCAGGAGCCGTTCCAGCTCATGGTCCGCGACGGGCTCGAGGGCGAGGGCGGCGGCGTCATCGAGATGGCCGAGGAGCTCGGTATCGAGCTGGTGATGGACGAGGAGTACCCGTCCGGGCCGGCGGACGTCGGTCCGATGATCTCGGAGGCGCAGTCCGCCGACGTCGAGGTGTTCCTGAACATCGGCTTCCCCGACGACGGGACCCTCTTCGCGTCGACCGCGCACGAGGAGGGCTTCGAGCCCGACGTCTTCTGCGTGTGCGGCTCGCAGGTCACCGTCCTGCCGGTCTGGGACGACCTGGGGGAGGCGGGCGAGCACGTCATGGGTCCGACCACCGGCTGGCCGGAGTCCGACGACTTCGCCGAGCTCGACGAGCTGTACGACGTGGTCCAGGAGGAACTGGGGACCGAGTCCATCGCCTCCACCTCCATCCAGGGCCTCACGGTGCTGCAGGTGCTCGAGCAGGCCATCGAGGAGACCGGCACCGTCGACGAGTGGGAGCTGTACGACCACGTGCTCGACAACACCTTCGAGACCGCTTCGGGCACGCTCGAGTTCCCCGACCGGACCTGGCCCGAGGACATGTCGATGCTGCTGCAGTGGCAGGACGGCAGGAACGAGGCGGTGTGGCCGGAGGAGCGCGCAACCACCGAGCCGATCATCCCCATGGATCGG
- a CDS encoding M24 family metallopeptidase — protein sequence MQQHGLGISSPGAMHAVEWESRVDMNRLRTDRIERMRDELRRSELGALLLFDQNNIRYATGTHIGNWARDKFFRCVLVMQDHDPILWDIGSAAKKHRLFAPWFDEDSWRAGISSWRGSIPEDVGVERTNAARVAGILHDAGLAGEPVGIDIVELPVLFALQGEGLEVRDAQGLMQRARRIKTADEIALLDQAAGLVDGVYEELFRYMRAGVRENDCVALVNRLLYERGSEEVENVNAISGERCSPHPHVFSDRSLRQWDTAYFDIMHSLNGYRTCYYRTFNVGGATQAQVDAYKRAREFIDRAIAEVKPGATSADVIQHFPAAHEFGFEDEEEAFGLQYCHGIGLSAWEQPLMSRYHSHEYPVEIEEGMVFALETYWPTEDGSAAARIEEEVVVTADGARIITRFPADELLVTGIQYWRGADLAVPASLEGVGFSQATMPVPSGNGAQTTQTAGATR from the coding sequence ATGCAGCAACACGGACTCGGCATCTCGTCACCGGGAGCCATGCACGCAGTGGAGTGGGAGTCCCGAGTCGACATGAATCGGCTCCGGACCGATCGCATCGAGCGGATGCGCGACGAGCTCCGACGGTCGGAGCTCGGAGCCCTCCTGCTGTTCGACCAGAACAACATCCGCTACGCCACCGGCACGCACATCGGGAACTGGGCGCGCGACAAGTTCTTCCGCTGCGTGCTCGTCATGCAGGACCACGACCCGATCCTGTGGGACATCGGATCCGCGGCGAAGAAGCACCGGCTCTTCGCCCCCTGGTTCGACGAGGACAGCTGGCGGGCGGGCATCTCGAGCTGGCGTGGCTCGATCCCCGAGGACGTCGGGGTGGAGCGCACCAACGCCGCGCGCGTCGCGGGCATCCTCCACGACGCGGGGCTGGCCGGCGAACCCGTGGGCATCGACATCGTTGAGCTGCCGGTGCTGTTCGCCCTGCAGGGCGAGGGGCTCGAGGTGCGGGACGCCCAGGGCCTGATGCAGCGCGCCCGGCGGATCAAGACCGCCGACGAGATCGCGCTGCTCGACCAGGCGGCCGGGCTCGTCGACGGGGTCTACGAGGAGCTCTTCCGGTACATGCGGGCCGGCGTGCGCGAGAACGACTGCGTCGCGCTCGTGAACCGCCTGCTGTACGAGCGCGGCTCCGAGGAGGTCGAGAACGTCAACGCGATCTCCGGCGAGCGGTGCAGCCCGCATCCCCACGTGTTCTCGGACCGCTCGCTGCGGCAGTGGGACACGGCCTACTTCGACATCATGCACTCCCTCAACGGCTACCGGACCTGCTACTACCGCACGTTCAACGTCGGTGGGGCCACGCAAGCCCAGGTGGACGCCTACAAGCGGGCGCGCGAGTTCATCGACCGCGCGATCGCGGAGGTCAAGCCCGGAGCCACGTCGGCGGACGTCATCCAGCACTTCCCCGCGGCCCACGAGTTCGGCTTCGAGGACGAGGAGGAGGCCTTCGGGCTCCAGTACTGCCACGGGATCGGGCTGTCGGCGTGGGAGCAGCCCCTGATGAGCCGGTACCACTCCCACGAGTACCCGGTCGAGATCGAGGAGGGCATGGTCTTCGCCCTCGAGACCTACTGGCCCACCGAGGACGGCTCGGCCGCCGCGCGGATCGAGGAGGAGGTGGTCGTCACCGCCGACGGGGCGCGGATCATCACGCGCTTCCCGGCCGACGAGCTCCTCGTCACCGGGATCCAGTACTGGCGGGGCGCGGATCTGGCGGTGCCCGCGTCCCTCGAAGGGGTGGGCTTCTCGCAGGCGACGATGCCGGTCCCGAGCGGCAACGGTGCCCAAACGACCCAGACGGCCGGGGCGACGCGTTGA
- a CDS encoding transketolase family protein: MHREPPFSIEQKPYGTALVELATTVEEVVCLSGDLTRQCEVDGFAEALPDRFLSMGMAEANMMGVAGGLARKGFAPFVHTFGVFATRRAYDQVAMAIAYPRLPVTIVGFMPGLSSPGGPSHQAIDDLALMRALPNMTVIDLADAATIKQTVPDVLDRDGPVYLRLKRGDIPVVFEEGKRLPAEGAELLRHGTDLAVVAAGTPLTTAIQATGLLEEAGVSTSLLHAPVVKPLAADLVRDTAASVDAVLVLEDHPALGGLASAVSEALSQVGCPTPLHKVGRTDTFAEPAQDRAFLYRTYGLTTQDVIDTAWDALERPGEPPITTPEPASSPDVYAPV; encoded by the coding sequence TTGCACCGTGAGCCGCCGTTCTCGATCGAGCAGAAGCCGTACGGCACGGCGCTGGTCGAACTGGCCACGACCGTCGAGGAGGTCGTCTGCCTCAGCGGGGACCTCACCCGTCAGTGCGAGGTCGACGGCTTCGCCGAGGCCCTCCCTGATCGCTTCCTCAGCATGGGCATGGCGGAGGCGAACATGATGGGCGTCGCGGGCGGGCTGGCGCGCAAGGGCTTCGCGCCGTTCGTGCACACGTTCGGCGTGTTCGCGACCAGGCGCGCCTACGACCAGGTGGCGATGGCGATCGCCTATCCCCGCCTGCCGGTCACGATCGTCGGGTTCATGCCCGGCCTGTCGAGCCCGGGTGGGCCGAGCCACCAGGCGATCGACGACCTCGCGCTCATGCGCGCGCTGCCCAACATGACCGTCATCGATCTCGCGGACGCGGCCACGATCAAACAGACCGTGCCCGACGTCCTCGACCGCGACGGGCCCGTGTACCTGCGGCTCAAGCGCGGCGACATCCCGGTGGTGTTCGAGGAGGGCAAGCGGCTGCCCGCCGAGGGCGCCGAGCTGCTGCGGCACGGGACCGACCTCGCGGTCGTCGCCGCCGGCACCCCCCTGACGACGGCGATCCAGGCGACCGGACTGCTCGAGGAGGCCGGCGTGTCGACCAGCCTCCTCCACGCCCCGGTCGTCAAGCCGCTCGCCGCCGACCTCGTCCGCGACACGGCGGCCAGCGTCGACGCCGTCCTCGTCCTCGAGGACCATCCCGCCCTCGGAGGCTTGGCCTCGGCGGTGTCCGAGGCGCTCAGCCAGGTCGGCTGCCCGACGCCGCTGCACAAGGTCGGGCGCACGGACACCTTCGCCGAGCCGGCCCAGGACCGCGCGTTCCTCTACCGAACCTACGGCCTCACCACCCAGGACGTCATCGACACCGCGTGGGACGCGCTCGAACGGCCCGGCGAGCCCCCGATCACCACCCCCGAGCCGGCTTCCTCGCCCGATGTGTACGCCCCGGTCTAA
- a CDS encoding 1-deoxy-D-xylulose-5-phosphate synthase N-terminal domain-containing protein: MPTSSDFEHGGERSAADGRDPAAQLATRIRQRALEMIGLHGFGYLGQAMSSAELLATLFSGPYRPDTDDLVLSPGHYVVAAYAAGAELGLIDEAELATYGRDASRLPAIGSEESPIVDLTCGSLGQGLSGALGFAIANRLAGRPAWTYAFLSDGELQEGQVWEAAMAAPHHDVRTLIVLLDCNGSQVDGQVSDVMSIEPVPEKWAAFGWDVFELDGHDTVDIASALAEAQRSPAPAVLVARTSPTRGLEELEHTVDAHFIKISPEDSARVHESLEARLAP, encoded by the coding sequence ATGCCCACTTCGTCCGACTTCGAGCACGGCGGGGAACGTTCTGCCGCCGACGGCCGGGATCCCGCCGCGCAGCTCGCGACGCGGATCCGCCAACGAGCGCTGGAGATGATCGGCCTCCACGGCTTCGGCTACCTCGGCCAGGCGATGTCCTCGGCCGAGCTGCTGGCCACGCTGTTCTCGGGCCCGTACCGACCCGACACGGACGATCTCGTGCTCTCGCCCGGGCACTACGTCGTCGCGGCGTACGCCGCCGGCGCGGAGCTCGGCCTGATCGACGAGGCGGAGCTGGCGACCTACGGCCGCGACGCCTCGCGCCTTCCGGCCATCGGCAGTGAGGAGTCGCCGATCGTCGACCTCACCTGCGGGTCGCTGGGACAGGGCCTGTCGGGAGCGCTCGGGTTCGCGATCGCGAACCGCCTCGCCGGTCGCCCCGCCTGGACGTACGCCTTCCTGAGCGACGGCGAGCTGCAGGAGGGACAGGTGTGGGAGGCCGCGATGGCCGCGCCGCACCACGACGTCCGCACGCTGATCGTGCTGCTGGACTGCAACGGGTCCCAGGTCGACGGCCAGGTGAGCGACGTCATGTCGATCGAGCCCGTCCCCGAGAAGTGGGCCGCCTTCGGGTGGGACGTGTTCGAGCTCGACGGCCACGACACCGTGGACATCGCCAGCGCCCTCGCGGAGGCGCAGCGATCGCCGGCGCCGGCGGTCCTCGTCGCGCGGACCTCCCCCACCCGAGGCCTCGAGGAGCTCGAGCACACGGTGGACGCGCACTTCATCAAGATCTCGCCGGAGGACTCCGCCCGGGTCCACGAGAGTCTGGAGGCACGCCTTGCACCGTGA
- a CDS encoding TIGR02679 family protein, with product MGGGAEVDQARLEALLGDPALSWLVERCARRLARGQTLTGTMTLAEASRAQREAAARLLGRHPGRGSSLSVPLARVAEVLAEAGIAGDLATAVQALAGPVDDEHAAALAHEARWQQLWQWARARVLADDDVPEDHGPRARWVAQLRADGLLRRLSASDPDRAWHLLEAAAAVIDELPAAGESRSVLAARVIGDGHALDDDRPVTTLVLRAIDELAPGQPAGDRRERWAAAGVTVDPLTSRVVVLGLPGDEASVSGRTLSLHADAGEPATLTLRELVRAPPDLAASAVQPVFVCENPSIVAAAADRLGASSAPLVCTHGQPTVAAWLLLDRLAAAGARLHVQADLDWAGMRIASAVMRRTGASPWRLCVADYEAAAERSSKRLTGPAAEAPWDPALPTAMHARGIAVEEELMLEELLSDLAIDPRSDPRR from the coding sequence ATGGGCGGCGGGGCCGAGGTCGACCAGGCGCGCCTCGAAGCGCTGCTTGGCGACCCGGCGCTGTCGTGGCTCGTCGAGCGGTGCGCCCGCCGGCTCGCTCGCGGGCAGACGCTCACCGGCACGATGACTCTCGCCGAGGCCTCCCGGGCGCAGCGGGAGGCCGCCGCCCGACTGCTCGGCCGCCACCCGGGCCGCGGCTCGTCGCTGTCGGTGCCGCTCGCCCGGGTTGCGGAGGTCCTGGCCGAGGCCGGGATCGCCGGGGACCTCGCGACGGCTGTGCAAGCACTGGCCGGCCCCGTCGACGACGAGCACGCGGCGGCCCTCGCGCACGAGGCGCGCTGGCAGCAGCTGTGGCAGTGGGCCCGCGCGAGGGTGTTGGCGGACGACGACGTGCCCGAGGACCACGGGCCCCGAGCCCGCTGGGTCGCGCAGCTGCGGGCCGACGGGCTGCTGCGGCGCCTGTCGGCCAGCGACCCGGACCGGGCCTGGCATCTGCTCGAGGCCGCGGCGGCGGTAATCGACGAACTACCTGCCGCCGGCGAGAGCCGCAGCGTGCTGGCGGCACGGGTCATCGGCGATGGGCATGCGCTCGACGACGACCGGCCGGTCACCACGCTCGTGCTCCGGGCGATCGACGAGCTCGCCCCCGGGCAGCCCGCGGGCGACCGCCGGGAGCGCTGGGCAGCGGCCGGCGTGACGGTCGATCCGCTGACCTCGCGGGTCGTCGTGCTCGGCCTGCCCGGAGACGAAGCGTCGGTGAGCGGCCGGACGTTGTCGCTGCACGCCGATGCCGGCGAGCCCGCCACTCTCACCCTGCGCGAGCTCGTACGCGCACCTCCCGACCTCGCCGCGAGCGCGGTCCAGCCGGTGTTCGTCTGCGAGAACCCGAGCATCGTCGCCGCGGCGGCCGACCGACTCGGCGCGTCGAGCGCCCCGCTGGTCTGCACCCACGGGCAGCCGACCGTGGCCGCGTGGCTGCTGCTCGACCGCCTCGCTGCGGCCGGCGCCCGCCTGCATGTGCAGGCCGACCTCGACTGGGCCGGGATGCGGATCGCCAGCGCGGTCATGCGACGCACAGGGGCATCGCCGTGGCGCCTGTGCGTCGCGGACTACGAGGCTGCCGCCGAGCGCTCGAGCAAGCGCCTCACCGGCCCCGCCGCCGAGGCCCCCTGGGATCCCGCCCTCCCGACCGCGATGCACGCGCGGGGGATCGCGGTGGAGGAAGAGCTGATGCTCGAGGAACTCCTCTCCGACCTCGCGATCGATCCCCGTAGCGACCCCAGGCGCTGA